A genomic window from Paenibacillus sp. FSL K6-0276 includes:
- a CDS encoding GDSL-type esterase/lipase family protein, whose protein sequence is MSYQYTAIGDSLTTGFGALPGNGFVPVYRRMAEGRLRSNVVSTNLGVNGLTTSELEQRLRGSSMTREAIRAADIITLSIGGNDLIHAAKSAARHPENLSTELRRSLQECKQNFAVIMSILIQLKAGTRRPFIIRIVGLYNPYPQVVGATEWVRQFNRYASQYSSRVCGFASIYSEFAGNERGLLSIDHLHPNGRGYRVIAEKLDALGYGGLV, encoded by the coding sequence ATGAGCTATCAATACACTGCAATTGGCGATTCCTTGACGACTGGATTTGGCGCTCTGCCAGGTAACGGTTTTGTTCCGGTGTACCGTAGAATGGCGGAAGGGAGACTGCGTTCTAATGTAGTCTCTACGAATTTGGGCGTGAATGGATTGACTACTTCTGAGTTGGAACAGCGGCTACGCGGGAGTTCTATGACTCGCGAAGCCATTCGAGCAGCTGACATTATCACTCTATCCATTGGTGGAAATGATTTAATTCATGCTGCGAAATCTGCAGCTAGACACCCTGAAAATTTATCTACAGAGCTGCGAAGATCACTGCAGGAATGCAAACAAAATTTCGCTGTAATTATGAGTATCCTCATACAATTGAAGGCGGGAACGCGCAGACCTTTTATCATTCGAATTGTGGGATTGTATAATCCTTATCCTCAGGTAGTAGGTGCGACAGAGTGGGTAAGGCAGTTTAATCGCTATGCATCGCAGTACAGCAGCCGAGTGTGTGGATTTGCTTCTATTTATAGTGAGTTTGCAGGAAACGAGAGAGGGCTTTTATCTATTGACCACTTACATCCTAATGGCCGGGGTTACCGTGTGATTGCTGAGAAACTCGATGCGCTTGGTTATGGCGGTTTGGTTTAA
- the clpP gene encoding ATP-dependent Clp endopeptidase proteolytic subunit ClpP yields the protein MSYIPMVVEQSNRGERAYDIYSRLLKDRIIFLGTEVNDVVANSIIAQMLFLAAEDPEKDIHLYVNSPGGSITAGMAIFDTMQYIKPDVSTICVGMAASMGAFLLNAGAKGKRFALPNSEIMIHQPLGGAQGQATDIEIRARRILKLRDKLNRILAERTGQPLERIEKDTDRDYFMTAADAATYGIVDKVIEKTLPSGV from the coding sequence GTGAGTTATATTCCTATGGTAGTAGAACAGAGCAACCGCGGTGAGCGCGCTTATGACATCTATTCCCGCCTGCTGAAGGACCGCATCATTTTCCTTGGAACGGAGGTTAATGACGTGGTAGCCAATTCTATCATCGCACAAATGCTGTTCTTGGCTGCCGAAGATCCGGAGAAGGACATTCACCTTTATGTGAATAGCCCCGGCGGTTCCATTACTGCAGGCATGGCTATTTTTGATACAATGCAGTACATTAAACCGGACGTTTCCACCATCTGTGTGGGTATGGCAGCTTCCATGGGAGCTTTCCTACTTAACGCTGGCGCTAAAGGCAAACGCTTCGCGCTGCCTAACAGTGAGATCATGATTCACCAACCTCTGGGTGGTGCTCAAGGTCAAGCAACGGATATCGAAATCCGTGCCCGCCGTATCCTGAAATTGCGTGATAAGTTGAATCGTATTCTTGCAGAACGTACGGGTCAACCGCTAGAACGTATCGAGAAGGATACAGATCGTGATTACTTCATGACTGCTGCAGACGCGGCAACTTACGGTATCGTTGATAAAGTCATCGAGAAGACACTGCCTAGCGGTGTGTAA
- a CDS encoding sugar-binding domain-containing protein: protein MRNLLDIQKQLLPDLMETLKRRYTILHQIMLSDIIGRRTLAASLDMTERVLRAETDLLKSQGLIEIESVGMRISAAGRRLLDLLEPVVKSLFGLDELEEKIRATYGLDKVIVVPGDCESSPFTKRELGRAGAKALLSVLRTDDIVAVTGGSTLADMADQLTPPLSLSYKNAWFVPARGGLGESMEIQANTIASTMAKRVGANYRLLHVPDLLSGDAYQSLALDSNIGEIVQIIRSSRIIVHGIGDAIEMTRRRKLDEATVSEIQDEGAVAESFGYYFDENGQVVHTMLTMGLRLEDIIRTETVIGIAGGKPKAKAIHAMLRFGQENILVTDEAAAVEIGKEIDNQLQLTS from the coding sequence ATGCGTAATTTATTAGATATCCAAAAGCAGCTTCTGCCTGATCTCATGGAAACCCTTAAGAGACGTTACACGATTCTTCATCAGATCATGCTGTCCGATATAATTGGGCGCAGAACGCTTGCCGCTTCGCTTGATATGACCGAGCGGGTACTGCGTGCCGAGACGGATCTTCTGAAATCGCAAGGGCTCATTGAGATCGAGAGCGTTGGCATGCGTATTAGCGCTGCTGGGCGTAGACTGCTTGATTTGCTAGAGCCGGTCGTTAAGAGCCTGTTTGGTCTGGATGAGTTGGAAGAGAAAATTCGGGCAACGTACGGTCTGGATAAAGTTATTGTGGTACCGGGTGATTGTGAGTCATCGCCTTTCACCAAACGTGAGCTTGGCCGGGCAGGTGCAAAAGCGCTGCTCAGTGTACTTCGTACAGATGATATTGTTGCTGTCACAGGTGGATCAACGCTTGCCGATATGGCTGATCAACTGACACCGCCGTTATCCCTTTCCTATAAGAACGCTTGGTTTGTTCCGGCGCGTGGTGGATTAGGAGAGAGTATGGAGATTCAAGCCAATACGATTGCCTCAACAATGGCAAAACGGGTTGGAGCGAATTACCGGTTGCTGCATGTACCTGATTTACTTAGTGGGGATGCATACCAGTCACTAGCACTTGACTCTAATATTGGAGAGATTGTACAAATCATCCGCAGTTCGCGTATTATTGTACATGGAATTGGGGATGCCATTGAGATGACTCGTCGTCGCAAGCTGGATGAGGCTACGGTCTCAGAAATCCAGGATGAGGGAGCAGTGGCCGAATCCTTTGGCTATTACTTCGATGAAAATGGTCAGGTTGTCCATACCATGCTTACGATGGGTCTACGTCTAGAAGATATTATTCGGACGGAAACCGTTATCGGTATTGCAGGAGGCAAACCAAAGGCCAAAGCCATTCACGCCATGCTGCGTTTCGGGCAGGAGAATATTCTCGTCACGGACGAGGCTGCTGCTGTAGAAATAGGCAAGGAAATTGACAATCAGTTACAGCTAACTTCGTAG
- the gap gene encoding type I glyceraldehyde-3-phosphate dehydrogenase gives MSVKVGINGFGRIGRLAFRRIQNVEGIEVVAINDLTDAKMLAHLLKYDTTQGKFQGDVEVHDGFFKVNGKEVKVLANRNPEELPWGDLGVDIVLECTGFFTTKEAAEKHLKGGAKKVVISAPATGDMKTVVYNVNDDILDGTETVISGASCTTNCLAPMAKVLNDKFGIIEGLMTTIHAYTGDQNTLDAPHAKGDFRRARAAAENIIPNTTGAAKAIGLVIPELKGKLDGAAQRVPVATGSLTELVTVLDKSVTVEEINAAMKAASDPDTYGYTEDEIVSSDIKGMTFGSLFDATQTKVLTVGDKQLVKTVAWYDNEMSYTAQLVRTLEKFAKIAK, from the coding sequence ATGAGTGTAAAAGTTGGAATTAACGGTTTTGGACGTATTGGACGCCTTGCTTTCCGCCGTATTCAAAATGTAGAAGGTATCGAAGTGGTAGCAATCAACGACTTGACTGACGCTAAGATGCTTGCTCATTTGCTTAAATATGATACAACTCAAGGTAAATTCCAAGGTGATGTTGAAGTGCATGACGGCTTCTTCAAAGTGAATGGCAAAGAAGTTAAAGTTCTTGCTAACCGCAACCCTGAAGAATTGCCATGGGGCGACCTAGGCGTTGACATTGTACTTGAGTGCACAGGTTTCTTCACAACTAAAGAAGCAGCTGAAAAACACTTGAAAGGTGGAGCTAAGAAAGTAGTTATCTCCGCTCCAGCTACTGGCGACATGAAAACTGTCGTTTACAACGTTAACGATGACATTCTTGATGGTACTGAGACTGTTATTTCCGGCGCATCTTGCACAACTAACTGCCTAGCTCCAATGGCAAAAGTATTGAACGACAAGTTCGGTATCATTGAAGGCCTGATGACTACAATTCATGCTTACACTGGCGACCAAAACACTTTGGATGCTCCACACGCTAAGGGTGACTTCAGACGCGCTCGTGCAGCAGCTGAGAACATCATTCCTAACACTACTGGTGCTGCTAAAGCAATCGGTCTGGTTATTCCAGAACTTAAAGGTAAATTGGATGGTGCAGCTCAACGTGTTCCAGTTGCAACTGGTTCCCTGACTGAGCTTGTAACTGTTCTTGATAAGAGCGTTACTGTTGAAGAAATCAACGCAGCAATGAAAGCAGCTTCCGATCCAGACACTTATGGTTACACTGAAGATGAAATCGTATCTTCCGACATCAAAGGTATGACTTTCGGTTCCTTGTTCGATGCTACACAAACTAAAGTATTGACTGTTGGCGACAAACAACTGGTTAAGACTGTTGCTTGGTATGACAATGAAATGTCCTACACTGCACAATTGGTTCGTACTTTGGAGAAATTCGCTAAAATCGCTAAGTAA
- a CDS encoding phosphoglycerate kinase has product MNKKSVRDVEVKGKRVFVRVDFNVPVEDGKITDDTRIRETLPTIKYLIENGAKIILASHMGRPKGQFVDSMRLTTAAERLSELLGKSVAKADEAVGEAVKAKIAELGEGDVLVLENVRFYPGEEKNDPELAKQFAELADLFVNDAFGAAHRAHASTEGIAHFLPAVSGLLMEKELSVLGKALSNPERPFTAIIGGSKVKDKIDVIDNLLSLADNVLIGGGLSYTFTKAQGFEIGKSLVDNDKLDVALGFIEKAKALGKNFMLPVDVVVADKFGADANTKIVNYNEIPEGWEGLDIGPKTRELYADIIKNSKLVVWNGPMGVFEIDKFAEGTLAVAKACATTEGYTVIGGGDSAAAAEKFHLADQMDHISTGGGASLEFMEGKALPGVEALNNK; this is encoded by the coding sequence ATGAACAAAAAGAGCGTCCGTGATGTAGAAGTAAAGGGTAAACGCGTATTTGTACGCGTGGATTTTAACGTTCCTGTAGAAGACGGTAAGATCACTGATGATACTCGTATTCGCGAAACCCTTCCGACCATTAAATATTTGATCGAGAACGGTGCAAAGATCATTCTCGCGAGTCACATGGGTCGTCCTAAAGGCCAATTCGTAGATTCCATGCGTTTGACTACTGCTGCTGAACGTCTGTCCGAGCTTCTCGGCAAATCAGTAGCTAAAGCTGACGAAGCTGTTGGCGAAGCTGTAAAAGCAAAAATTGCTGAGCTAGGCGAAGGCGACGTACTCGTGCTTGAGAATGTTCGTTTCTACCCAGGCGAAGAGAAGAACGATCCTGAACTGGCTAAACAATTCGCTGAACTGGCTGATTTGTTCGTCAATGATGCGTTTGGTGCGGCTCACCGTGCACATGCATCGACAGAAGGTATCGCTCATTTCCTACCGGCTGTATCCGGTCTTTTGATGGAGAAAGAACTGTCCGTTCTGGGTAAAGCTCTTTCTAACCCTGAACGTCCTTTCACTGCAATCATCGGTGGTTCGAAGGTTAAAGACAAGATTGATGTTATTGATAACTTGTTGTCTTTGGCTGATAACGTTCTGATCGGCGGTGGATTGTCTTATACATTCACTAAAGCACAAGGCTTTGAAATCGGTAAATCACTTGTAGACAACGACAAACTTGACGTTGCTCTTGGATTCATCGAAAAAGCTAAAGCACTTGGCAAAAACTTCATGCTTCCTGTTGACGTTGTTGTTGCTGATAAATTCGGTGCTGATGCTAACACTAAGATCGTTAATTACAATGAAATCCCAGAAGGTTGGGAAGGACTTGATATCGGACCTAAGACTCGTGAACTTTATGCCGATATTATCAAAAACTCCAAGCTGGTTGTCTGGAATGGACCTATGGGCGTATTCGAAATCGATAAATTCGCTGAAGGTACACTTGCAGTAGCAAAAGCTTGTGCAACAACTGAAGGTTACACTGTTATTGGCGGCGGAGATTCCGCAGCAGCAGCAGAGAAATTCCACTTGGCTGACCAAATGGATCATATCTCCACTGGCGGCGGTGCATCCCTTGAGTTCATGGAAGGCAAGGCGCTTCCTGGCGTAGAAGCTTTGAACAATAAGTAA
- the tpiA gene encoding triose-phosphate isomerase, whose amino-acid sequence MRTPIIAGNWKMFKTVPEAESFIADIKGKAEVEGVETVICAPFTNLPALVAAAKGTDIKIGAQNLHFEDNGAYTGEISGVMLSDLGVDYVIIGHSERRAYFGETDEIVNKKMHAAFRHDITPIVCVGEKLEEREADQTKAVCKVQTEAAFQGLSAEQAAKVVIAYEPIWAIGTGKSSTSQDANEVIAYIRSLVKDLYDAATAEAVRIQYGGSVKPENVTEYMGQSDIDGALVGGASLQPASFVQLVEGAK is encoded by the coding sequence ATGAGAACACCAATTATCGCAGGCAACTGGAAAATGTTCAAAACAGTTCCTGAAGCAGAAAGCTTTATTGCTGATATCAAAGGCAAAGCAGAAGTAGAAGGCGTTGAGACGGTAATCTGCGCTCCATTTACTAACCTGCCTGCACTTGTAGCAGCAGCAAAAGGTACAGACATCAAGATTGGCGCACAGAACCTACATTTTGAAGATAACGGTGCTTACACAGGAGAGATCAGTGGTGTAATGCTTAGCGATCTCGGCGTAGACTATGTAATCATTGGTCACTCAGAGCGTCGTGCTTATTTTGGCGAAACAGATGAAATCGTGAATAAGAAAATGCATGCTGCATTCCGTCACGATATCACTCCAATCGTATGTGTAGGCGAAAAGCTCGAAGAGCGTGAAGCTGATCAGACTAAAGCAGTATGTAAAGTACAAACTGAAGCTGCATTCCAAGGTCTTAGTGCCGAGCAAGCAGCAAAAGTTGTAATTGCATACGAACCTATCTGGGCCATTGGCACAGGTAAATCCTCCACTTCCCAAGATGCTAACGAAGTTATTGCTTACATCCGCAGTCTTGTAAAAGATCTGTATGATGCAGCAACAGCTGAAGCTGTTCGTATTCAATACGGCGGCAGCGTGAAGCCTGAGAATGTAACTGAGTACATGGGCCAAAGCGACATCGATGGTGCGCTTGTTGGCGGTGCCAGCTTGCAGCCTGCTTCCTTCGTTCAATTGGTTGAGGGGGCGAAGTAA